A single Pseudodesulfovibrio aespoeensis Aspo-2 DNA region contains:
- a CDS encoding response regulator: MRALIVEDEFLSRKVLKSFLMTLFEVEIVVNGREAIEAFKLAHRENQPYGLILMDIMMPEVDGIEALKQIRKLEADEDLRPRVKVIMTTALDDPQTVMRSFYDGEASAYIVKPVVKEKLYKELEKLNLLTK; the protein is encoded by the coding sequence ATGCGAGCACTCATAGTCGAGGATGAATTCCTGAGCCGGAAGGTTCTGAAATCTTTCCTCATGACCCTCTTCGAGGTTGAGATCGTGGTCAACGGACGCGAGGCCATAGAGGCATTCAAGCTGGCCCACAGGGAAAACCAGCCCTATGGCCTCATCCTCATGGATATCATGATGCCCGAGGTGGACGGCATCGAGGCCCTCAAGCAGATCAGAAAACTGGAGGCCGACGAAGACCTGCGGCCACGGGTCAAGGTGATCATGACCACGGCGCTGGACGATCCGCAGACGGTCATGAGATCCTTCTACGACGGCGAGGCCTCGGCCTACATTGTCAAGCCCGTGGTCAAGGAAAAGCTCTACAAGGAGCTTGAGAAGCTCAATCTTCTTACCAAGTAG